A section of the Piliocolobus tephrosceles isolate RC106 chromosome 14, ASM277652v3, whole genome shotgun sequence genome encodes:
- the TMEM250 gene encoding transmembrane protein 250 has translation MPVMPIPRRVRSFHGPHTTCLHAACGPVRASHLARTKYNNFDVYIKTRWLYGFIRFLLYFSCSLFTAALWGALAALFCLQYLGVRVLLRFQRKLSVLLLLLGRRRVDFRLVNELLIYGIHVTMLLVGGLGWCFMVFVDM, from the coding sequence ATGCCGGTCATGCCCATCCCGCGGCGGGTGCGCTCCTTCCACGGCCCGCACACCACCTGCCTGCATGCAGCCTGCGGGCCCGTGCGCGCCTCCCACCTGGCCCGTACCAAGTACAACAACTTCGACGTGTACATCAAGACGCGCTGGCTGTACGGCTTCATCCGCTTCCTGCTCTACTTCAGCTGCAGCCTGTTCACCGCGGCGCTCTGGGGTGCTCTGGCCGCCCTCTTCTGCCTACAGTACCTGGGCGTTCGCGTCCTGCTGCGCTTCCAGCGCAAGCTGTcggtgctgctgctgttgctgggcCGCCGGCGCGTGGACTTCCGCCTGGTGAACGAGCTGCTCATCTACGGCATCCATGTCACCATGCTCCTAGTCGGGGGCCTGGGCTGGTGCTTCATGGTCTTCGTGGACATGTGA